The following are encoded in a window of Dioscorea cayenensis subsp. rotundata cultivar TDr96_F1 chromosome 16, TDr96_F1_v2_PseudoChromosome.rev07_lg8_w22 25.fasta, whole genome shotgun sequence genomic DNA:
- the LOC120278960 gene encoding plant intracellular Ras-group-related LRR protein 4-like: MGLLSQSIDEIVQEIMTIHRSLPPRPCIDEVEAAVVLVRNVEQEEQSRIDAIARQKKAFEVPDELFSVLQEMQRSLVFFQCKEQKREAVKLLDLENIHQLFDELLQRASRCVPSSSNGSSGSISMSSTSTVTASSSHTGFDSSSSTVSSALYPERTVTRVRSFEQVTRDDSYLGKMKSTVYTDGNGLELNNKPRGGLLVNSTLKPSAILPPLPTSGGIGNEKLSLIKVASVIEVSSKKGTKDLNLQNKLMDQIDWLPDSIGKLSDLVTLDLSENRLLALPVTIGTLSSLTRLDLHSNRIAELPDSIGDLLSLQYLDLKGNQLTKLPSTIGKLANLVELDMSSNQLSVLTEAIGRLISLKKLSVETNNLEELPHTIGNCASVVELRVDYNRLKGLPEAVGRLASLEVLSVRYNNIKSLPTSMASLLKLKELDASFNELELIPESLCFATNLVKLNIGNNFADLRSLPRSIGNLELLEELDISNNQIRVLPDSFGMLSHLRVLRAEENPLEVPPRHVAELGAQAVVQFHG, from the exons ATGGGCCTCCTTTCACAGTCCATTGACGAGATCGTTCAAGAGATCATGACAATTCACCGTTCTCTTCCTCCAAGGCCCTGCATCGATGAGGTGGAGGCCGCCGTTGTGTTGGTGCGCAATGTGGAGCAAGAGGAGCAGTCCCGGATCGACGCCATTGCCAGGCAGAAGAAAGCTTTTGAGGTCCCTGACGAGCTCTTCTCTGTTCTTCAGGAGATGCAGAGGAGTTTAGTCTTCTTTCAGTGCAAAGAACAGAAGAGAGAGGCTGTCAAGCTGCTCGATCTGGAAAACATTCATCAGTTGTTTGATGAATTGCTTCAGAGAGCCTCAAGATGCGTTCCTTCAAGCTCAAATGGGTCCTCAGGCTCGATATCTATGAGCAGTACCTCGACCGTCACTGCCTCCAGTTCGCATACTGGTTTTGATTCATCCAGCAGTACTGTTTCATCAGCATTGTATCCGGAGAGAACTGTAACCAGAGTGAGGAGCTTTGAGCAAGTTACTAGGGATGACAGTTATCTGGGGAAAATGAAGTCCACAGTGTACACTGATGGAAATGGTCTTGAGTTGAACAATAAGCCTCGAGGAGGGCTCTTGGTCAATTCGACACTCAAACCTTCTGCtattcttcctcctcttcctacTTCTG GAGGAATAGGCAATGAGAAACTGAGTCTGATTAAAGTAGCTAGTGTAATTGAGGTTTCATCAAAGAAAGGCACCAAGGACCTCAACCTTCAGAACAAGCTGATGGATCAGATTGATTGGTTGCCTGATTCAATAGGAAAGCTTTCTGATCTTGTCACTCTTGACCTCTCAGAAAATCGTTTACTTGCGTTGCCAGTGACAATTGGTACTCTTTCTTCCTTAACGAGACTGGATCTGCACTCTAATCGGATAGCTGAACTTCCTGATTCTATTGGAGATCTGCTCAGCCTGCAGTATTTAGATTTAAAAGGAAACCAATTGACAAAATTACCATCTACGATTGGCAAATTAGCAAATCTTGTGGAACTTGATATGAGTTCGAATCAGCTGTCTGTGCTAACTGAAGCCATTGGCAGGTTAATCAGCTTGAAGAAGTTAAGTGTTGAGACAAACAATCTAGAAGAACTTCCGCATACTATCGGTAATTGTGCATCTGTTGTGGAGCTCCGAGTTGATTATAATCGTCTAAAAGGCCTTCCGGAAGCTGTAGGAAGGCTTGCATCTTTAGAGGTTCTTTCTGTACGGTATAACAATATCAAAAGTCTTCCAACCTCTATGGCATCTCTGTTGAAACTGAAGGAGTTGGATGCTAGTTTTAATGAGCTTGAATTGATACCTGAGAGCTTATGCTTTGCAACAAACCTTGTCAAGTTGAATATTGGAAATAATTTTGCTGATCTTCGGTCACTTCCACGGTCCATTGGCAATCTTGAGCTGCTGGAAGAATTGGATATAAGCAACAACCAGATCAGGGTCCTTCCTGATTCATTTGGCATGCTCTCACACCTGCGTGTGCTGCGTGCAGAAGAAAACCCTTTGGAAGTGCCTCCTAGGCATGTAGCTGAACTGGGTGCACAG